A genomic window from Amia ocellicauda isolate fAmiCal2 chromosome 15, fAmiCal2.hap1, whole genome shotgun sequence includes:
- the LOC136771586 gene encoding bestrophin-3, whose translation MTVTYSSKVANATFFGFHRLLLRWKGSIYKLLYREFGVFVLLYTVLSVVYRFFLSETQKRYFEKLSLYCDKYAEQIPVTFVLGFYVTLVVNRWWNQFVNLPWPDRLMMLISSCVQGRDEQGRLLRRTLMRYVNLTSLLIFRSVSTAVCKRFPTMDHVVEAGFMTAEERKIFENLKSPHLKYWVPVVWFVNLASKARKEGRIQDSVDLQTILNEINKFRTWCSTLFGYDWVGIPLVYTQVVTLAVYTFFCGCLIGRQFLDPAQGYPGHDLDLYVPVFTLLQFFFYSGWLKVAEQLINPFGEDDDDFEANWCIDRNLQVSLMAVDEMHMNIPHMTKDIYWNDSDVRPPYTIAAADYCIPSFLGSTTDMGLSEIELLRYEDFVPEELKFRRRESVRDLVRRLFSVQENPNTARGRASFKRHSSEYSSVFYPLPTDHWPSHGPEELTNKVPPDHRLKHPSQHLSTLQEVSTQSTPSTHPPSPVFEEVPMVVVTPPQASRGDGQQGNLNTHSNMAGGADTQTGTAQDTSQFTEKDPAAARGQPSPAEAQGPKEQGSSTHRWSVPAARKKMRSRQFSHQGFKGSLCSLPSPKGPGGRKCLTRTPSTPAGPIPSSRFQRTSSTGPDSTEEPRETDILESNSEEKVWSHGTGGQESLNS comes from the exons ATTCTTTCTTTCAGAAACGCAAAAACGTTACTTTGAAAAGTTGTCTCTTTACTGTGATAAATACGCTGAGCAAATCCCAGTAACGTTTGTGCTAG GTTTCTATGTGACACTGGTGGTGAACCGGTGGTGGAACCAGTTTGTGAACCTGCCATGGCCCGACCGCCTGATGATGCTGATCTCCAGCTGTGTGCAGGGCCGCGACGAGCAGGGGCGGCTCCTGCGCCGGACACTGATGCGTTACGTCAACCTCACCTCCCTACTCATCTTCCGCTCCGTCAGCACAGCTGTCTGCAAGCGCTTCCCAACCATGGACCATGTGGTCGAAGCAG GTTTCATGACGGCAGAGGAAAGAAAGATCTTTGAAAACCTCAAGTCTCCTCACTTGAAGTACTGGGTCCCAGTTGTGTGGTTCGTGAACCTGGCATCCAAGGCCAGGAAGGAGGGCCGGATACAGGACAGTGTGGACCTGCAGACCATCTTGAAC GAAATTAACAAGTTTCGCACTTGGTGTTCCACCCTTTTTGGATATGACTGGGTGGGGATTCCACTCGTCTACACACAG GTAGTGACTCTGGCCGTCTACACCTTCTTCTGTGGCTGCTTGATTGGACGCCAGTTCCTGGACCCCGCTCAGGGCTACCCCGGCCACGATCTGGACCTGTACGTGCCGGTCTTCACCCTGCTGCAGTTCTTCTTCTACTCCGGTTGGCTCAAG GTGGCCGAGCAGCTTATTAACCCGTTCGGGGAGGATGATGACGATTTTGAGGCTAACTGGTGCATAGACAGAAACCTGCAG GTTTCCCTGATGGCTGTGGATGAAATGCACATGAACATCCCTCACATGACCAAGGACATCTACTGGAACGACTCAGATGTCCGGCCTCCCTACACCATCGCTGCGGCCGACTACTGCATCCCGTCCTTCCTGGGCTCCACAACAGACATGGG GCTATCCGAGATCGAGCTGCTGAGATACGAGGACTTTGTGCCAGAGGAGTTAAAATTCCGGCGTCGAGAGTCGGTCCGGGACCTTGTCCGCCGGCTGTTCAGCGTTCAGGAGAACCCCAACACCGCCCGCGGACGGGCCTCCTTCAAGCGCCACAGCAGCGAGTACTCCAGTGTCTTCTACCCTTTACCCACCGACCACTGGCCCTCCCACGGCCCAGAGGAGCTGACCAACAAGGTCCCACCAGACCACCGCTTAAAACATCCCTCCCAACATCTGTCCACACTGCAAGAGGTCAGCACCCAATCAACACCCAGCACCCATCCCCCCTCCCCTGTCTTTGAGGAAGTACCCATGGTGGTGGTCACCCCACCCCAAGCCAGCAGAGGAGACGGGCAGCAAGGCAACCTAAACACCCACAGCAACATGGCGGGGGGAGCAGACACACAAACCGGCACTGCTCAGGACACGTCCCAGTTCACAGAGAAGGACCCTGCAGCAGCTAGGGGACAGCCCTCCCCAGCAGAAGCACAAGGACCAAAAGAGCAGGGATCTAGCACACACCGGTGGAGCGTTCCGGCAGCCAGGAAGAAGATGAGGAGTCGTCAGTTCTCCCACCAAGGCTTCAAGGGCTCTCTGTGCAGCCTGCCCAGTCCCAAGGGCCCGGGAGGAAGGAAATGCCTAACCAGGACCCCCAGTACCCCTGCAGGACCGATCCCGAGCAGCAGATTCCAGAGGACTAGTAGCACTGGCCCAGACAGCACAGAGGAACCACGAGAAACTGACATCTTAGAGTCCAACAGCGAGGAGAAAGTATGGAGTCATGGCACTGGAGGACAGGAGTCTCTGAACTCATAG
- the nots gene encoding nothepsin isoform X2, which produces MSMKHQLSMKWIIVAFLCARPAADCFTRVPLRRFSSLRSELRATQQLDSFLRDHQPDVFARRYSQCYPTRLPTSSLRTTRETLYNFMDAQYYGELSIGTPPQNFTVVFDTGSSNLWVPSVYCVSDACNTHRRFRSFESATYSHGEKTFSIHYGSGHLLGVVAMDILKIGNLVVTDQEFGESVFEPGFTFVLAKFDGVLGLGYPSLAEAGSTPVFDNILSQSLVKHPVFSFFLSRGTEDSGELILGGVDESLYRGPINWVPVTEKTYWQIKIDNIKVQGEMAFCASGCQAIVDTGTSLITGPTKHILKLQELIGATPALQGEFQIDCARLSSLPQVEFTIQDVEYKLAAESYVRKEMYGGKHICYSGFQAVDIHTASGPLWILGDVFISEFYSIFDRGNDRVGFARAWHGSPVAL; this is translated from the exons ATGAGCATGAAGCACCAACTCAGCATGAAGTGGATCATTGTGGCGTTCCTGTGCGCTCGTCCAGCCGCTGACTGTTTCACAAG GGTCCCACTGAGGCGCTTCTCGTCCCTGAGGAGTGAGCTGCGGGCCACACAGCAGTTGGACAGCTTCCTAAGGGACCACCAGCCGGACGTGTTCGCTCGGAGATACTCTCAGTGCTACCCCACCCGGCTGCCGACCTCCAGCCTCAGGACCACCAGGGAAACACTGTACAACTTCATGGAC GCTCAGTATTACGGTGAATTGAGTATTGGGACCCCACCTCAGAACTTCACAGTGGTCTTTGACACCGGCTCATCAAACCTCTGGGTGCCCTCAGTGTACTGTGTCAGTGACGCCTGTA ATACACACCGTAGATTCAGGTCCTTCGAATCCGCAACGTATAGTCACGGTGAGAAGACCTTCTCCATTCATTATGGCTCGGGACACCTTCTGGGTGTGGTGGCAATGGACATTTTGAAG ATCGGAAATTTAGTTGTGACTGACCAGGAGTTTGGGGAGTCTGTGTTTGAGCCGGGCTTCACCTTCGTCCTGGCTAAGTTTGATGGCGTCCTGGGGCTGGGCTACCCGTCGCTGGCTGAAGCGGGCAGCACtcctgtgtttgacaacatatTGTCACAGAGCCTGGTGAAGCACCCTGTGTTTTCCTTCTTTCTCAGCAG AGGGACGGAGGACAGTGGAGAGCTAATCCTGGGTGGAGTTGATGAGTCTCTGTACAGGGGCCCCATTAACTGGGTCCCAGTGACTGAGAAAACATACTGGCAAATCAAAATAGACAA TATTAAGGTGCAGGGGGAGATGGCGTTCTGTGCGTCTGGCTGCCAGGCCATCGTGGACACGGGCACCTCTCTCATCACCGGGCCCACGAAGCACATCCTGAAGCTGCAGGAGCTCATCGGGGCCACGCCGGCACTGCAGGGGGAG tttcaaaTTGACTGTGCCCGGCTGTCCAGCTTGCCCCAGGTGGAGTTCACCATCCAAGACGTGGAGTATAAGTTGGCTGCGGAGTCGTATGTGAGGAAG GAAATGTACGGAGGCAAGCACATCTGCTACAGTGGATTCCAGGCCGTGGACATCCACACTGCCTCCGGCCCCCTCTGGATCCTGGGGGACGTCTTCATCTCTGAGTTCTACAGTATCTTTGACCGGGGCAACGACAGGGTAGGGTTTGCACGCGCCTGGCATGGCAGTCCAGTGGCGCTGTAG
- the nots gene encoding nothepsin isoform X1 — translation MPNTLPLRVTHRESGEMSMKHQLSMKWIIVAFLCARPAADCFTRVPLRRFSSLRSELRATQQLDSFLRDHQPDVFARRYSQCYPTRLPTSSLRTTRETLYNFMDAQYYGELSIGTPPQNFTVVFDTGSSNLWVPSVYCVSDACNTHRRFRSFESATYSHGEKTFSIHYGSGHLLGVVAMDILKIGNLVVTDQEFGESVFEPGFTFVLAKFDGVLGLGYPSLAEAGSTPVFDNILSQSLVKHPVFSFFLSRGTEDSGELILGGVDESLYRGPINWVPVTEKTYWQIKIDNIKVQGEMAFCASGCQAIVDTGTSLITGPTKHILKLQELIGATPALQGEFQIDCARLSSLPQVEFTIQDVEYKLAAESYVRKEMYGGKHICYSGFQAVDIHTASGPLWILGDVFISEFYSIFDRGNDRVGFARAWHGSPVAL, via the exons ATGCCCAATACACTGCCCCTCAGAGTGACACACCGAGAGTCAGGGGAGATGAGCATGAAGCACCAACTCAGCATGAAGTGGATCATTGTGGCGTTCCTGTGCGCTCGTCCAGCCGCTGACTGTTTCACAAG GGTCCCACTGAGGCGCTTCTCGTCCCTGAGGAGTGAGCTGCGGGCCACACAGCAGTTGGACAGCTTCCTAAGGGACCACCAGCCGGACGTGTTCGCTCGGAGATACTCTCAGTGCTACCCCACCCGGCTGCCGACCTCCAGCCTCAGGACCACCAGGGAAACACTGTACAACTTCATGGAC GCTCAGTATTACGGTGAATTGAGTATTGGGACCCCACCTCAGAACTTCACAGTGGTCTTTGACACCGGCTCATCAAACCTCTGGGTGCCCTCAGTGTACTGTGTCAGTGACGCCTGTA ATACACACCGTAGATTCAGGTCCTTCGAATCCGCAACGTATAGTCACGGTGAGAAGACCTTCTCCATTCATTATGGCTCGGGACACCTTCTGGGTGTGGTGGCAATGGACATTTTGAAG ATCGGAAATTTAGTTGTGACTGACCAGGAGTTTGGGGAGTCTGTGTTTGAGCCGGGCTTCACCTTCGTCCTGGCTAAGTTTGATGGCGTCCTGGGGCTGGGCTACCCGTCGCTGGCTGAAGCGGGCAGCACtcctgtgtttgacaacatatTGTCACAGAGCCTGGTGAAGCACCCTGTGTTTTCCTTCTTTCTCAGCAG AGGGACGGAGGACAGTGGAGAGCTAATCCTGGGTGGAGTTGATGAGTCTCTGTACAGGGGCCCCATTAACTGGGTCCCAGTGACTGAGAAAACATACTGGCAAATCAAAATAGACAA TATTAAGGTGCAGGGGGAGATGGCGTTCTGTGCGTCTGGCTGCCAGGCCATCGTGGACACGGGCACCTCTCTCATCACCGGGCCCACGAAGCACATCCTGAAGCTGCAGGAGCTCATCGGGGCCACGCCGGCACTGCAGGGGGAG tttcaaaTTGACTGTGCCCGGCTGTCCAGCTTGCCCCAGGTGGAGTTCACCATCCAAGACGTGGAGTATAAGTTGGCTGCGGAGTCGTATGTGAGGAAG GAAATGTACGGAGGCAAGCACATCTGCTACAGTGGATTCCAGGCCGTGGACATCCACACTGCCTCCGGCCCCCTCTGGATCCTGGGGGACGTCTTCATCTCTGAGTTCTACAGTATCTTTGACCGGGGCAACGACAGGGTAGGGTTTGCACGCGCCTGGCATGGCAGTCCAGTGGCGCTGTAG
- the lrrc10 gene encoding leucine-rich repeat-containing protein 10, with the protein MGNTIRGAIAFVPSEKCQRFLVGELKEMPMDRMVDLSGRQLRRVPLSVCCFGELVKLYLSDNNLRSLPPELESLHKLQILALDFNLFGELPLVVCSLRQLNILYLGNNRLHALPWELSLLTELKTLWIETNYFTEFPEVICQLSNLKTLHMGYNQLHSLPEELCGLQELRSIWLSGNQLTEFPDVLLEMHFLDVIDVDRNKIRRFPSLVHLKGLKLVIYDHNPCVNAPAVSEGARRVGRWANNKEEVTEEKGKRAEPPPAPTETEEPPTEMQAEPCQEPVA; encoded by the coding sequence ATGGGAAACACAATCCGAGGAGCCATCGCCTTCGTTCCCTCTGAGAAGTGCCAGAGATTCCTGGTGGGGGAGCTGAAGGAGATGCCCATGGACCGCATGGTGGACCTCAGCGGGAGGCAGCTGCGGAGGGTCCCCCTATCAGTGTGCTGCTTCGGCGAGCTGGTCAAGCTCTACCTGAGCGACAACAACCTGCGCAGCCTCCCCCCGGAGCTGGAGAGCCTGCACAAGCTCCAGATCCTGGCGCTGGACTTCAACCTCTTTGGAGAGCTGCCACTGGTGGTGTGCAGTCTCAGGCAGCTCAACATCCTCTACCTGGGAAACAACCGGCTGCACGCCCTGCCCTGGGAGCTGAGCCTGCTCACCGAGTTGAAGACGCTGTGGATCGAGACCAACTACTTCACCGAGTTCCCCGAGGTCATCTGCCAGCTGAGCAACCTCAAGACCCTCCACATGGGCTACAACCAGCTCCACTCCCTGCCTGAAGAGCTGTGCGGCCTGCAGGAGCTGCGCAGCATCTGGCTCTCCGGCAACCAGCTGACCGAGTTTCCCGACGTGCTGCTGGAGATGCACTTCCTGGACGTGATCGACGTCGACAGGAACAAGATCCGCCGTTTCCCCAGCCTGGTGCACCTGAAGGGCCTCAAGCTGGTCATCTATGACCACAACCCCTGCGTCAACGCCCCCGCCGTGTCAGAGGGGGCCCGGAGAGTGGGCCGCTGGGCCAACAACAAAGAGGAGGTCACAGAGGAGAAAGGGAAGAGAGCCGAGCCACCGCCTGCGCCAACTGAAACCGAGGAGCCCCCTACTGAGATGCAGGCCGAGCCATGCCAAGAACCTGTGGCCTAG